The Alosa sapidissima isolate fAloSap1 chromosome 6, fAloSap1.pri, whole genome shotgun sequence genome window below encodes:
- the LOC121712262 gene encoding eukaryotic translation initiation factor 3 subunit A-like isoform X2, with product MTHVNSDSPAAKGKATSQVKSSAEDFGGDLTEFTSKFISAEDLERMHRSSEPHRLFTLSSPRLNLDIRAETLKVMRDAATGQEQALKVAIESMRREMKQVMRSRQGERERKLAVLLEGRETRVMEVEKWRNEGKKHLSHQKREEGECLMLKDAIAQLPRVIHCLDRMRMVELEEWVKKEEEEDSLEWATWREQVLHLDTITRQQSRDAVARVAQLWNTAENGGRQNISAVAEHLMVNLDADGQSPEATSTLSSESLAAGDSVVDQERKKTRSIKERFFSVHQETELLQCQRGLESPINPL from the exons ATG ACCCATGTGAACAGTGATTCACCAGCAGCCAAAGGAAAAGCAACCTCTCAGGTGAAATCCAGTGCAGAGGACTTCGGTGGG GACCTGACTGAGTTCACTTCCAAATTCATTTCTGCCGAGGATCTGGAACGCATGCATCGTTCTTCAGAACCTCACAGACTTTTCACCCTTAGCTCACCAAGGCTTAATTTGGACATCAGGGCTGAGACTCTGAAGGTTATGCGGGATGCTGCAACAGGCCAAGAACAGGCTTTGAAGGTGGCCATAGAAAgcatgaggagagagatgaagcaAGTGATGAGGAGCAgacagggggaaagagagaggaagttaGCAGTCCTGCTGGAGGGTAGAGAGACGCGGGTCATGGAAGTGGAGAAATGGAGAAAcgagggaaaaaaacatctcTCCCATCAAAAAAGGGAAGAAGGAGAGTGTTTAATGCTCAAAGACGCTATTGCTCAGCTACCCAGGGTAATACATTGCCTGGACCGCATGAGAATGGTGGAGCTTGAGGAGTGGgtgaagaaagaggaagaagaggacagCTTGGAGTGGGCAACGTGGAGGGAGCAAGTTTTACACTTGGACACCATCACCAGGCAGCAGAGCAGAGACGCAGTGGCCAGAGTCGCTCAGCTCTGGAATACAGCAGAAAATGGAGGACGCCAGAACATT AGTGCTGTGGCAGAGCATTTGATGGTGAATCTGGATGCTGATGGTCAAAGTCCAGAGGCTACCAGCACATTGTCCTCTGAGTCCCTAGCAGCAGGTGACAGCGTGGTAGACCAGGAGAGGAAAAAGACGAGAAGCATTAAAGAGAGGT TTTTTTCAGTTCATCAGGAAACTGAACTGCTGCAGTGCCAAAGAGGACTAGAAAGTCCCATCAACCCACTTTGA
- the LOC121712262 gene encoding protein enabled homolog isoform X1 has product MTHVNSDSPAAKGKATSQVKSSAEDFGGDLTEFTSKFISAEDLERMHRSSEPHRLFTLSSPRLNLDIRAETLKVMRDAATGQEQALKVAIESMRREMKQVMRSRQGERERKLAVLLEGRETRVMEVEKWRNEGKKHLSHQKREEGECLMLKDAIAQLPRVIHCLDRMRMVELEEWVKKEEEEDSLEWATWREQVLHLDTITRQQSRDAVARVAQLWNTAENGGRQNISAATLALPSKLPPLPSQLPPLLSKLPHLPSQLPPLPSQLPPLLSKLPHLPSQLPPLLSKLPPLPSQLPPLLSKLPHLPSQLPPLPSQLPPLPSKLPPLPSQLPSLLSKLPHLPSQLPPLPSKLAPLPSQLPPLPSKLAPLPSKLAPLPSKLPPLPSKLAPLPAKLPHLNPPLLRAFCNPVAPLPPIQCRRKQEDLDLESVSEHSTQSAVAEHLMVNLDADGQSPEATSTLSSESLAAGDSVVDQERKKTRSIKERFFQFIRKLNCCSAKED; this is encoded by the exons ATG ACCCATGTGAACAGTGATTCACCAGCAGCCAAAGGAAAAGCAACCTCTCAGGTGAAATCCAGTGCAGAGGACTTCGGTGGG GACCTGACTGAGTTCACTTCCAAATTCATTTCTGCCGAGGATCTGGAACGCATGCATCGTTCTTCAGAACCTCACAGACTTTTCACCCTTAGCTCACCAAGGCTTAATTTGGACATCAGGGCTGAGACTCTGAAGGTTATGCGGGATGCTGCAACAGGCCAAGAACAGGCTTTGAAGGTGGCCATAGAAAgcatgaggagagagatgaagcaAGTGATGAGGAGCAgacagggggaaagagagaggaagttaGCAGTCCTGCTGGAGGGTAGAGAGACGCGGGTCATGGAAGTGGAGAAATGGAGAAAcgagggaaaaaaacatctcTCCCATCAAAAAAGGGAAGAAGGAGAGTGTTTAATGCTCAAAGACGCTATTGCTCAGCTACCCAGGGTAATACATTGCCTGGACCGCATGAGAATGGTGGAGCTTGAGGAGTGGgtgaagaaagaggaagaagaggacagCTTGGAGTGGGCAACGTGGAGGGAGCAAGTTTTACACTTGGACACCATCACCAGGCAGCAGAGCAGAGACGCAGTGGCCAGAGTCGCTCAGCTCTGGAATACAGCAGAAAATGGAGGACGCCAGAACATT AGTGCTGCAACACTGGCTCTGCCATCCAAGCTCCCTCCTCTGCCATCACAACTCCCTCCTCTGCTGTCCAAGCTCCCTCATCTGCCATCACAGCTCCCTCCTCTGCCATCACAACTCCCTCCTCTGCTGTCCAAGCTCCCTCATCTGCCATCACAACTCCCTCCTCTGCTGTCCAAGCTCCCTCCTCTGCCATCACAACTCCCTCCTCTGCTGTCCAAGCTCCCTCATCTGCCATCACAGCTCCCTCCTCTGCCATCACAACTCCCTCCTCTACCATCCAAGCTCCCTCCTCTGCCATCACAACTCCCTTCTCTGCTGTCCAAGCTCCCTCATCTGCCATCACAACTCCCTCCTCTGCCATCAAAACTAGCTCCTCTGCCATCACAACTCCCTCCTCTGCCATCAAAACTAGCTCCTCTGCCATCAAAACTAGCTCCTCTGCCATCCAAGCTCCCTCCTCTGCCATCAAAACTAGCTCCTCTGCCAGCCAAGCTCCCCCATTTGAATCCACCCCTTCTGAGAGCATTCTGCAACCCAGTTGCCCCTCTGCCTCCCATCCAGTGCAGGAGAAAACAAGAGGACCTAGACCTAGAGAGTGTTTCAGAACATTCCACACAG AGTGCTGTGGCAGAGCATTTGATGGTGAATCTGGATGCTGATGGTCAAAGTCCAGAGGCTACCAGCACATTGTCCTCTGAGTCCCTAGCAGCAGGTGACAGCGTGGTAGACCAGGAGAGGAAAAAGACGAGAAGCATTAAAGAGAG gTTTTTTCAGTTCATCAGGAAACTGAACTGCTGCAGTGCCAAAGAGGACTAG